The following nucleotide sequence is from Tribolium castaneum strain GA2 chromosome 5, icTriCast1.1, whole genome shotgun sequence.
CAGTTCATAAGCTACTTTAATCGTAGTAGATTTGCAACTTAGAGataaagtatattttaacgtaaaaatttaattattttgtattgattttattttattactcaaCTAAAAATCGAAAGTAACTAGACTCTCAAGAAGTCGAGGGAATAGGTTTCATAAAGAATACCGGGTGATTCAGTTTTGTATTCGcacttttgtaactttttagtttttgtaaaatagtgTAATACAAAccatataatatatttttgaatgaaatgacaaaatctaaaaatattaatttagccTTATGACGATATTTGTCAAAACGATGTctgccaatttaatttttttataaaaatcgcTGTATAGCTTGTTGTAAGATTTGATAGATAATTTACTTCTAATTTTGTACATGTGTTAcaatataacaaaatatacagggtgtttcacacaaCTTTACTAGTCCTGCGCCTAATGtatgcacccaaatatacaaaaaatagagAACACTTGGCACATAAAAttcacatttaattattttatttttggaaacccATGATAGTATTTGTCAAACTAATCATTGTTTCATCAATAGTCATGTATTGCTATTTTCCAGAATTAGTTATTATGTGTTCTATCAAAAGTCGGAATGAATATGAGCCTAATCTATCTACCTTTATACCTAACTACCCAAaaacgttgtaattttttgaaggaatgaaaaaactaaaaaagaccattcaatttttcgaaatttgtaGTGGAGTTTGTTGTGGAATGTGTCCTTGGTGGCTTTTTAGAGACGCAGGCCTAGTAAAATTACGTGACACAGCCTGTAGAGAATCACTTATGATTATGGATacagctaaatatttttttattaaatgttttttttttttcagttaaaagtgaaattattattatctataaattattattaacttttacttattttttgcttaaagttCTGGAAGCAAAGAGCTAACGTCAGATAAAGACAACGCATCCAAGGATGTTATTAgttcgacaatttttttaaaatacctaAGTTATGAATGCATGTATTACATCACAGTACAcagaatgttttttaattcaaaatttgacccttcttgtcatttaaaaaaaaacaagttattttCCAGAACAAAtggatataaaaattttaaaaaacatctgagactattgaatttaaaatgcttttttagctTTCAGATAGCTAGCACGCTGGAGCGTGTGGGAAATAGCGGACTTTTTCACACTGcgatattttttactttgcaacaatGGCCAGGGACATTTAATAGGTTGGTATCTCTACCGCGCGCTGAGATGGAAAAACGATTATTCTTTTACGATACATGACAGTTCATGTCacttttttcattgtttgaccagctaccaacaaaaaaaaattaaattacaaaaatattaatttggtaCCTAACTTGTTTAGAAAGCAATTTCCAAACTCGTTAGGTAAATAACCATTAATTGTAcaccaaattttaaatctacatataataaataatttgaaaaattttataaaatataaaaattttaaaagctcaacaacaataaaacaagTATTTTACAAGGGTGCAAATTCCAAACTGAAACACCCGGTACATGATAAGTATtggaaacaataaattttttatgtctaTAAAACATTTCAGTCATGGTGATAAACTAGTCATAAACTGAGTAACCGAAAGGTCTTTTATAAAGCCTCTTTACGTTATCAAAAACTAGATGTTAGCAAGTTTTAGataacaagaaattgtctgtTGCTATAAATAGATGCCTATAAATATTAGTACGCATTTTTCaaagttcaaaaacaaatcaagaTGAAACTCATTTGCACCTTGTGCCTGTTCCTTGTGTATACTTGGACATCATCAGCGGTATGACTTTACAATTAGTAACTTTACAGtcgtaataattaaaattccaGAAACAAATCACAAATAGCAGAATCATTGGAGGGATCACAGCTTTCGCTGGCCAGTTTCCTTTCGCTGTGGCCATCGAAACCACGACCAAAGACGGCAAATACTTCTGTGGTGGCACTTTGCTTAATGACCAGTGGATCATCACTGCAGCTCAGTGTGCCGATGGGTAACActataaaagtaaatttttcaaatttttatttgtacgtagGGCCCTGCTTTTTTCTATCCAAATTGGAGCAACAAGTTTAAGCGATCCTGATGAAAATCGCCTAGTTTTGGCCACATCTGAGTACGTTCTACACCCAGAATATGACCCAGCGACACTTAAAAACGACATTGCCTTAATCGAGCTACGTATTCCCATCCAATTTTCCAGTAAGATAACTAGTTTTAATGCAACTCTTTAGTAACATTTTTATCAGATTATATTCTTCCAATTCATGGTCTCCCTGAGGCTGCGTTGGAGGCAGGTGTCCGAGTTGTTGCTCTGGGTTGGGGACAGACCAGTGATGGTAATTATTCTGTCTCTTAAAATACGTTTTAATTGGTTAATTAGAGGACGCTGGTCTTTCCGATAAACTCAAATTCGTGACGGTGACCAGTCTAACAAATGATGAATGTCGACTGGTTTACGGTAATCAAATAACTGATCAGATGGTTTGTGTTGAGGGAAATTATAACGAAGGGTCTTGCAAAgtgagttgtttttttttcaaacttgcgagatacaattttaatttttagggGGATACTGGAAGCCCTCTTGTGCGTGTTATTTCTTTAGGTAATGCTCTTCTGATCGGAGTTGCAAGTTTTGTAAGTGGGAATGGATGCGAAAGCACTGATCCTTCAGGATACACCAGAATTTCACCATATGTTGACTGGATAGCCAATGTGACAAATTATAATACCACCAAATTTTAGATGGTAATGAGATTCAAGCACAAAAAAACCGTTTTTGTAAAACTTTGTGATGTTTATTGTGTcagataaatttttattttattttaatgtagaATTTTGTGACTGGacttttgttaataataatgcttttGACGTCTATTAAAAATTCGATATTTTCACCAATATGCTGGTACTTACACGGAATTCCCAGCTTTTTTCCAGCATTAATTCTAAAAGTCTAAATGTAATCAAAATTGTATACAGTGTTAAGGGTTAAGAGAGACGGAAAAgccttaaaaaaatgtattcgtCAAGcaattcaaatcaaaaaaaaatagtttatttcatttttatgctacaaataCAGAGTGTCCGTTTTTTTTGTGCTCCACCATGAGaatttcagttattataaaagatacgaGGTctgttaaattagggcaaagttacTCGTTTTTATgttgaacaattatctgaaaaaaaatttgatgagtcattttaagtttttgaattattgcgaaaaatcatttttttaaattttcgtttttatttttttatgcgaaaactaaaagaactaGATATTTTTAAGTAGACACTTTTTaacaagaaatctaaatctgtcattgcTTCTTTCAAGACGTtattgatgtcagagttacaacactcaaatttggtttttcttatggacgtcatatttgacatttgtatttttgaaaagtctttTTGTCCCTGATTGCaatgatgtatcacatgatatgatcgagTCGTATATgctgataaaaaatttaaaaaaagtgtttttgcaaagagtgctttggagaaaacgtcaaaaatgttgtttaacaaactaaattttgacaattctaTTGAATATGCGAGCAGAATTGGAATAactttttcttgttttgttttgcaaagAATAAACTTCTAACTTTCCAtgtcgtttagtttttaaataagtaatcTTGGCGTAAATGTAAACCTTCTATatccaaattcaattaaacttccaaaatctagtatatttaaaaacaaaattgttggcgttttttccgaagcactcttcgcaaaaattttttcttcttccttTTGATCAGCCTGTAAGATTCGATTATATCATGTAATAtatcgttgtaatcagaaataaaaatacttttttaaaatttaaaaatcgaatCTGACTTCCATAAaaaaagttgagtgttgtaa
It contains:
- the LOC657293 gene encoding brachyurin; its protein translation is MKLICTLCLFLVYTWTSSAKQITNSRIIGGITAFAGQFPFAVAIETTTKDGKYFCGGTLLNDQWIITAAQCADGALLFSIQIGATSLSDPDENRLVLATSEYVLHPEYDPATLKNDIALIELRIPIQFSNYILPIHGLPEAALEAGVRVVALGWGQTSDEDAGLSDKLKFVTVTSLTNDECRLVYGNQITDQMVCVEGNYNEGSCKGDTGSPLVRVISLGNALLIGVASFVSGNGCESTDPSGYTRISPYVDWIANVTNYNTTKF